One region of Akkermansiaceae bacterium genomic DNA includes:
- a CDS encoding DUF4235 domain-containing protein: MIFPFSTVAFCCVEVKMCYACVTMRSLAPKHLLLAGIALAVPALADLLARKAAGRGYLAWTGESPPRNPATRTVSWSQAILWTAIAGAIGGVARMASRKVLAERGLPAEK, from the coding sequence ATGATTTTCCCGTTTTCAACGGTGGCGTTCTGCTGCGTTGAGGTCAAAATGTGCTATGCTTGTGTTACCATGAGGTCACTGGCCCCGAAGCATCTTCTTCTCGCAGGAATAGCCCTGGCCGTGCCGGCACTCGCGGACCTTCTCGCGCGGAAAGCGGCCGGCCGGGGTTATCTTGCGTGGACGGGAGAGAGTCCACCACGCAACCCCGCTACAAGAACTGTCTCTTGGTCCCAGGCGATCCTATGGACCGCAATCGCTGGCGCGATCGGAGGCGTGGCCCGGATGGCATCGCGCAAGGTGTTGGCGGAAAGAGGCCTTCCGGCGGAGAAATGA
- a CDS encoding DUF892 family protein, translating into MKAESALSLLTELLTDLRQVQIQLVHWLPTFAARVNHPGLRHLIGKHGAESSAHLVRLDGLFSLHDAIPEEGISKAFKLIIDGSDNEFPGNADPDQSDLISLIQMLRIEQFEITYYEIVARVAEQLGFSDDTVMLQEFLAERDSAASILRDLQSEMLKNAFPTQIPPEPLFPD; encoded by the coding sequence ATGAAGGCCGAATCCGCGCTTAGTCTCCTGACCGAATTGCTCACCGATCTCCGGCAGGTTCAGATACAACTTGTCCACTGGCTTCCCACTTTCGCTGCCAGGGTGAATCATCCGGGCCTCCGCCATCTCATCGGGAAGCATGGAGCCGAATCTTCCGCACATCTGGTCCGCCTTGATGGTTTGTTCTCTCTCCACGACGCCATTCCGGAGGAGGGAATCTCCAAAGCATTCAAACTGATCATTGATGGATCGGACAACGAATTTCCTGGGAACGCCGATCCTGATCAATCCGATCTTATTTCGTTGATCCAGATGCTGCGGATCGAACAGTTCGAGATCACCTATTACGAAATCGTGGCGCGAGTCGCCGAACAACTGGGCTTTTCGGACGACACCGTGATGCTTCAGGAATTCTTGGCCGAACGCGATTCGGCGGCATCCATTCTGCGCGATCTGCAATCGGAGATGCTCAAAAACGCCTTTCCCACCCAGATTCCGCCAGAGCCGCTTTTCCCTGATTAA
- a CDS encoding phosphatase PAP2 family protein: MHPSLMPLPAIVVHSRRDIRIGFTTNLPMFPNGRNFLMEASQGSRGEPVLRPADGVEGADVAAGAAVAQRRHHPVLKTLGHFGEIGDQGPLYLIGTSVLVAGVFRKDSRCFAGGLAVLAAVATADLIKSTVKNNVTRSRPNHSVEQEEYRFETGGSPRKEEQSFPSGHTACTVAASEAAISFYPGMSKYLRPLAVIMTASRLAKGHHWPLDLFAGVVIGKLSQKVACHLLYAIVRILSRPFC, encoded by the coding sequence ATGCACCCGTCATTGATGCCCTTGCCGGCTATCGTGGTTCACTCCCGGCGGGACATCCGCATTGGTTTCACAACCAACTTGCCGATGTTCCCAAACGGGCGAAATTTTCTGATGGAAGCAAGTCAAGGTAGCCGGGGAGAACCTGTGCTCCGCCCGGCTGACGGTGTGGAGGGGGCGGATGTGGCCGCTGGTGCTGCGGTGGCCCAGCGGCGGCATCATCCGGTTCTGAAAACCTTGGGCCACTTTGGGGAGATAGGGGACCAAGGTCCTCTCTACCTCATCGGGACCTCCGTTCTGGTGGCAGGGGTTTTCCGAAAGGACAGCAGATGTTTCGCCGGAGGCCTTGCTGTATTGGCGGCGGTTGCAACAGCCGATCTGATCAAGAGCACGGTGAAGAACAATGTGACCCGCAGCCGTCCTAACCATTCGGTCGAGCAGGAAGAATACCGGTTTGAAACCGGAGGATCTCCCAGAAAGGAGGAACAATCGTTTCCGTCTGGTCACACGGCCTGCACCGTCGCGGCAAGTGAGGCGGCCATCTCATTCTATCCCGGAATGTCGAAGTATTTGCGGCCGCTGGCGGTCATCATGACAGCCAGCCGGCTGGCGAAGGGGCATCACTGGCCGTTGGATCTATTCGCCGGAGTTGTGATCGGAAAATTGTCCCAGAAGGTGGCCTGCCACCTCCTGTATGCTATTGTGAGGATTCTCTCGCGGCCGTTCTGTTGA
- a CDS encoding ferritin-like domain-containing protein: MSKLNTLGELLIHNVKDLYSAETQLVKALPKMAKAATDPDLKKGFEDHLEETKVHVTRLEQVAGLLGASPRGVSCKAMKGLVEEGEESIKEEAEEHIKDLSLIAAAQKVEHYEISGYGSARALAEVIGNKEVAKLLKTTEDEEGATDKKLTKAAEKIMASAPVEA; encoded by the coding sequence ATGTCCAAATTGAATACCCTCGGAGAGCTTCTCATCCACAACGTGAAGGATCTCTACAGCGCGGAAACCCAGCTCGTGAAAGCGCTGCCGAAAATGGCGAAAGCCGCGACCGACCCGGATCTCAAAAAGGGATTCGAAGACCACCTGGAAGAAACCAAAGTCCATGTCACCCGTCTTGAACAGGTCGCCGGGTTGCTGGGTGCCAGCCCGCGTGGAGTGAGCTGCAAAGCGATGAAAGGACTGGTGGAGGAAGGGGAGGAGTCCATCAAGGAGGAGGCGGAGGAACACATCAAGGATCTCTCTCTCATCGCGGCCGCCCAGAAGGTGGAACACTATGAGATCTCCGGCTATGGATCGGCCCGCGCCCTCGCCGAAGTGATCGGAAACAAGGAGGTGGCGAAATTGCTCAAGACGACGGAAGATGAGGAAGGCGCGACGGACAAGAAGCTGACCAAGGCGGCTGAAAAGATCATGGCCTCCGCACCTGTCGAAGCTTGA
- a CDS encoding SDR family oxidoreductase translates to MEHSLNGSRILVTGAGSGIGRAAVELLAKEGADVALLGRTENELTNVFDSIRGGGGDHLLITADISVEEDMRRAAGMIGERWGCLSGVVANAGINGVWAPLAEIGLEEWNKTLAINLGGTFLTVRETLPLLRKGGGGSVVVVASINGTRIFSNSGATAYACSKAAQVAFSRMLALECAKDRIRFNTVCPGAIETNIDDSTERRDLDGLHLSVEFPYGDVPLTGGAPGTADQVARAIWFLLSGASDHISGTEIYVDGVQSLLQG, encoded by the coding sequence ATGGAACATTCACTCAATGGATCCCGAATCCTCGTGACCGGGGCCGGTTCCGGCATCGGAAGAGCCGCCGTGGAATTGCTGGCCAAGGAAGGGGCCGATGTCGCCTTGCTCGGGCGGACGGAAAATGAGCTCACGAACGTATTCGATTCGATCCGCGGAGGTGGAGGAGATCACCTTCTCATCACGGCGGATATTTCGGTGGAGGAGGATATGCGCCGCGCCGCCGGAATGATCGGTGAGCGATGGGGATGCTTGAGTGGTGTGGTTGCCAATGCCGGCATCAACGGAGTGTGGGCCCCACTCGCGGAGATCGGACTGGAGGAGTGGAACAAGACACTCGCCATCAATTTGGGAGGGACATTCCTTACGGTCCGGGAGACTTTACCCCTCCTGAGAAAAGGCGGCGGAGGATCCGTGGTGGTGGTTGCCTCCATCAACGGAACGCGCATCTTCAGCAATTCCGGAGCTACGGCTTATGCATGTTCGAAGGCCGCGCAGGTCGCATTTTCCCGGATGTTGGCTCTGGAGTGCGCCAAGGATCGGATCCGGTTCAATACGGTCTGCCCCGGGGCGATTGAAACAAACATCGACGACTCCACGGAGCGGCGGGATCTGGATGGCCTGCATCTGTCAGTTGAGTTCCCATATGGGGATGTACCCCTTACCGGCGGAGCTCCCGGCACTGCGGATCAGGTTGCCCGGGCGATCTGGTTTCTCCTGTCCGGAGCATCGGATCATATTTCAGGAACGGAGATCTATGTCGATGGAGTCCAGTCGCTCCTCCAAGGCTGA
- a CDS encoding DUF892 family protein codes for MAAFIHSPTDLFFDQMKDLRSMTSQLSGHLPALVAATTDDGLRALLGDYSQGVVLHHEEIMDLFRRHDREPGSDKCKAIAGLIEGGNAHIASVADPGTRDLMIIAHVLRVFAYGDAACEITSRLAGQLGLAGDAGVLLGMQQAAQRAAEDLLALQPPVFQTASGPS; via the coding sequence ATGGCTGCTTTCATCCATTCCCCTACAGACCTGTTCTTCGATCAGATGAAGGACCTGCGCAGCATGACATCCCAGCTCAGCGGCCATTTGCCGGCTTTGGTGGCGGCCACCACGGATGATGGGCTGCGGGCACTGCTTGGGGACTACTCGCAGGGTGTGGTGCTCCATCATGAGGAAATCATGGATCTCTTCCGTCGTCATGACAGGGAGCCGGGGAGCGACAAGTGCAAGGCAATCGCCGGACTCATCGAAGGTGGGAATGCGCATATTGCTTCGGTGGCGGACCCTGGCACCCGGGACCTCATGATCATCGCCCATGTCCTGAGGGTCTTCGCATATGGGGATGCCGCTTGCGAAATCACCTCGCGTCTCGCCGGGCAGTTGGGTCTCGCCGGGGATGCCGGGGTCCTCCTCGGCATGCAACAGGCCGCCCAACGTGCTGCTGAGGATCTGCTCGCCCTGCAGCCTCCCGTTTTCCAAACCGCATCCGGCCCGTCATGA
- a CDS encoding 4-alpha-glucanotransferase, with amino-acid sequence MNTSIFDRRRAGLLVPAYALRHPDDFGIGDTLAVKNAVDFCADHGFTVLQLLPIFETIGDPSPYSPVSSHALSPSLLSLVPEAVPGLDRETVDHLCPPVWREELRAGDVSYHVVQPLKNEILVAAYRRFIREGDGDLRRSFAVFKEAEAAWLSPYTLYRILVGRYHGDTRWKDWRPEHRTYPTALHWLQMQPDHESLSTRRDEFAFIQWVADRQWRSVKDHCDAKGVRLVGDLPFGMAPDSCDVWAEPTLFDTEWSMGTRPLAHFDTSKDAERWGQNWGFPPYRWENHRSSSFQWFEDRFRWMRRFFHGCRIDHLRGYFRAYMFPWAGGERHVEFSALDEIQAAERTGGLLPRFVPGPDDDEITAGMNDLQGNELISRMVDASGDMDLVAEIMGEMPAYMARTLEDRKLANLAFPQLLVDPGGKVIIPPDRFRELSLVSYANHDNAPLAQLYPQLAKHAGGDADNPDALELQRLLSFIGWEGSAPADLNDELLAKFHSGLFQTSSRLAVLMCSDLLGIPLRFNLPGSYGEGAWSHRLPWSLDDLANDPLYGKRIAVARTLIDQHGRGAR; translated from the coding sequence ATGAACACTTCCATATTCGACCGCCGGCGTGCCGGCCTGCTCGTCCCCGCTTATGCCCTCAGGCATCCTGATGATTTCGGCATCGGCGATACGCTTGCCGTGAAGAACGCGGTCGATTTCTGCGCGGACCATGGCTTCACCGTCCTCCAGCTTCTTCCGATCTTTGAAACCATCGGGGATCCCAGCCCCTACAGCCCGGTCAGTTCCCACGCACTCTCACCATCACTCCTATCCCTTGTTCCGGAAGCGGTGCCGGGTCTTGATCGTGAAACGGTGGATCACCTCTGCCCTCCGGTGTGGCGGGAAGAGCTACGGGCCGGCGACGTGAGTTATCATGTCGTCCAGCCGCTGAAGAACGAAATTCTCGTTGCCGCCTACCGGCGATTCATCAGGGAGGGTGATGGCGATCTGCGCCGTTCTTTCGCAGTCTTCAAAGAAGCGGAGGCCGCCTGGCTTTCACCCTACACCTTGTATCGCATTCTGGTCGGAAGGTATCACGGGGATACGCGGTGGAAGGACTGGCGGCCGGAACACCGGACATACCCGACAGCGCTTCACTGGCTGCAGATGCAACCGGATCACGAAAGCCTGTCAACGCGCCGGGATGAGTTCGCATTCATCCAATGGGTGGCCGACCGCCAATGGAGGTCGGTGAAAGACCACTGCGACGCCAAGGGAGTCCGCCTTGTGGGGGATCTGCCGTTTGGCATGGCTCCTGACAGTTGCGATGTATGGGCGGAACCCACGCTCTTCGATACGGAGTGGAGCATGGGCACGCGCCCGCTCGCTCATTTCGACACCAGCAAGGACGCGGAGCGCTGGGGACAGAATTGGGGCTTTCCTCCTTACCGCTGGGAAAACCATCGTTCATCCTCCTTCCAGTGGTTCGAAGACCGCTTCCGATGGATGAGGCGTTTCTTCCATGGATGCCGAATCGATCATCTGAGGGGTTACTTCAGGGCCTACATGTTCCCCTGGGCTGGCGGGGAGCGCCACGTGGAATTCTCGGCGCTGGACGAGATCCAGGCTGCCGAGAGGACGGGAGGGCTTCTGCCCCGGTTCGTCCCGGGTCCGGACGACGATGAAATCACCGCCGGGATGAACGACCTCCAGGGCAATGAACTGATTTCACGGATGGTGGACGCTTCGGGCGACATGGACCTGGTCGCTGAGATCATGGGGGAGATGCCCGCATACATGGCCCGCACGCTGGAAGACCGGAAACTGGCCAACCTCGCCTTCCCGCAGTTGCTGGTCGATCCCGGCGGCAAGGTCATCATCCCCCCCGACCGGTTCAGGGAACTCTCCCTGGTCAGCTACGCCAACCACGACAACGCTCCACTCGCCCAACTTTATCCGCAGCTCGCCAAACACGCGGGGGGCGATGCGGACAATCCGGATGCTCTCGAACTCCAGAGACTGCTTTCCTTCATCGGCTGGGAGGGAAGCGCTCCCGCCGACCTCAATGATGAATTGCTCGCCAAATTCCATTCGGGATTGTTCCAAACCTCTTCGCGGCTGGCGGTGCTGATGTGTTCCGACCTGCTGGGTATCCCCTTGCGGTTCAATCTTCCAGGAAGCTATGGCGAGGGCGCATGGTCGCACCGTCTGCCTTGGAGCCTCGATGACCTGGCGAACGACCCTCTCTACGGAAAACGGATCGCGGTTGCCAGGACTCTCATCGATCAACATGGCCGCGGTGCCCGCTGA
- a CDS encoding cysteine hydrolase, producing MTWKNTALLLIDVINDMAFPEASALLRQALPAAHRIAALRKKVASKGVPVIYVNDNFGHWQCDFNAQIQRCLAEDSKGREVAALLLPGPDDYFVLKPKHSGFYSTSLDVLLSHLAVDTLILTGFAADICVLYTANDAYMRDFSLIVPSDCVAAESEAKRKRSLEHMQGLLKARVCSSASIR from the coding sequence ATGACCTGGAAAAACACCGCACTGTTGCTCATCGATGTCATCAACGACATGGCATTTCCAGAAGCTTCCGCCCTTCTCCGGCAAGCCCTACCCGCTGCACACCGCATCGCCGCACTGCGGAAGAAGGTGGCTTCCAAGGGTGTGCCGGTCATTTATGTGAATGATAATTTCGGACATTGGCAGTGCGACTTCAACGCGCAGATCCAGCGATGCCTGGCGGAAGATTCGAAAGGCCGGGAGGTGGCGGCGCTTCTTCTTCCCGGGCCGGATGACTATTTCGTGCTGAAGCCCAAGCACTCGGGATTTTACTCCACTTCACTGGATGTCCTGCTTTCCCACCTCGCGGTTGACACTTTGATCCTCACGGGATTTGCCGCGGACATCTGTGTCCTCTACACGGCGAATGACGCCTACATGCGGGATTTCTCGCTGATAGTCCCTTCCGATTGCGTTGCCGCGGAGTCCGAAGCGAAACGGAAGCGTTCCCTCGAACACATGCAGGGCCTGCTGAAGGCCCGTGTCTGTTCTTCGGCGTCGATCCGTTGA
- a CDS encoding alpha/beta hydrolase has translation MKSRIIFIHGMFLTVKSWSDWMGYFQSAGYDVEAIAWPLHDAEPAQLRANPPAGLGKLTLKDLHGYYGDVFRQEAEPPIVIGHSLGGLLAQKLLADNLVSAAIGICSVAPNRMLAFDWGFLRNSASITNPFAGDDPYEMTPEGFHQNFANTLSEAESNAAFEAYAVHESRQVLRDIMGDEGQIDLKAPHAPLLLIGAEKDEIIPASLVRRNAHAYEDERSHHEYAEFTGRDHFICGAPGWEEVAAKIENWLAGHLSALRS, from the coding sequence ATGAAATCCAGAATCATTTTCATCCACGGCATGTTCCTCACGGTAAAATCCTGGTCCGATTGGATGGGGTATTTCCAATCGGCGGGCTACGATGTGGAAGCCATCGCCTGGCCCTTGCATGACGCCGAGCCGGCCCAACTGCGGGCAAATCCTCCGGCGGGGCTGGGGAAACTGACGCTTAAGGACCTTCATGGATACTACGGCGATGTTTTCCGGCAGGAGGCTGAACCGCCCATTGTCATCGGTCATTCCCTCGGGGGACTGCTCGCCCAAAAGCTTCTCGCTGACAATCTGGTCTCCGCTGCCATCGGGATCTGTTCCGTTGCCCCCAACCGGATGCTGGCCTTTGATTGGGGATTCCTACGCAACAGCGCCTCCATCACCAATCCGTTCGCAGGTGACGATCCTTATGAGATGACACCGGAGGGGTTCCATCAGAATTTCGCGAACACGCTTTCCGAAGCCGAAAGCAATGCCGCGTTCGAAGCATACGCGGTCCATGAGAGCCGCCAAGTGCTCCGGGACATCATGGGCGACGAAGGTCAGATCGATCTCAAGGCACCGCATGCGCCGCTTCTCCTGATTGGCGCGGAAAAGGACGAGATCATTCCGGCCTCATTGGTGCGGCGGAACGCGCATGCCTACGAGGATGAGCGCTCACACCATGAGTATGCCGAATTCACCGGCCGCGATCACTTCATCTGTGGCGCGCCCGGCTGGGAGGAAGTCGCCGCGAAGATCGAAAACTGGCTGGCGGGCCATCTTTCCGCCCTCCGCTCCTAA
- a CDS encoding glutathione-dependent formaldehyde dehydrogenase gives MKALCWHGKGDVRVDNVPDPTILDPKDIIIQVSASGICGSDLHLYDGLMPTMEAGDIIGHEPMGIVVEIGSEVKKFRKGDRVVVPFVIACGCCFFCQKQLYSACDTTNPGADLAKVAMGHAPAGLFGYSGLLGRYPGGQAEYLRVPHADVGPIKIESSLSDEQVVFLSDIFPTGYMAAENAGIEPGDTVAIWGCGPVGQFAIQCAWMFGAGRVIAIDRVPERLEMARTHGRAEILNFEKDEIHDRLIEMTGGRGPDRCIDAVGAEAHGTGSLDAVIDRAKQAVNLSMDRPHVLRQAIMACRKAGTLSVPGVYIGLLDKIPFGALVNKGLTVKTGQTHVQRYLQPLLEKIECGEIDPSFVITHRIALEDAPDAYEKFRTKSDGCIKVVIKPGLPPERNLMAEHAVQEEPQLVAAPGGA, from the coding sequence ATGAAAGCTCTCTGTTGGCATGGCAAAGGTGACGTCCGGGTCGATAACGTCCCCGATCCCACCATCCTCGACCCGAAGGACATCATCATCCAGGTGAGCGCATCCGGGATCTGCGGTTCGGACCTCCACCTTTACGACGGCCTCATGCCGACCATGGAGGCCGGGGACATCATCGGTCACGAGCCGATGGGAATCGTCGTTGAGATCGGTTCGGAGGTGAAGAAGTTCCGGAAGGGGGACCGTGTGGTCGTTCCGTTTGTCATCGCCTGCGGTTGCTGCTTCTTCTGCCAGAAGCAACTGTACTCCGCGTGTGACACCACCAATCCGGGTGCCGATCTGGCGAAGGTGGCGATGGGGCATGCCCCCGCCGGTCTTTTCGGTTACTCAGGACTGCTGGGCCGCTATCCTGGCGGCCAGGCCGAGTATCTCCGGGTGCCCCACGCGGATGTGGGACCGATCAAGATCGAGTCCAGTCTTTCGGACGAGCAGGTGGTTTTCCTCTCCGACATCTTTCCCACCGGATACATGGCAGCGGAGAATGCGGGCATCGAACCCGGAGATACTGTTGCGATATGGGGATGCGGCCCGGTCGGACAATTTGCCATCCAGTGTGCCTGGATGTTTGGCGCCGGCCGGGTGATCGCGATCGACCGCGTTCCGGAGCGTCTTGAAATGGCGCGCACCCATGGACGGGCGGAGATCCTGAACTTTGAGAAAGATGAGATCCACGACCGCCTCATCGAGATGACCGGTGGCAGGGGGCCGGACCGCTGCATTGATGCGGTGGGGGCCGAGGCACACGGCACAGGCTCGCTGGATGCGGTGATCGACCGTGCGAAGCAGGCCGTCAATCTTTCCATGGACCGCCCCCACGTTCTGAGGCAGGCCATCATGGCGTGCCGGAAGGCTGGCACCCTGTCGGTCCCGGGGGTCTACATCGGTTTGCTCGACAAGATTCCTTTCGGAGCGTTGGTCAACAAGGGACTCACCGTGAAAACGGGCCAGACCCACGTGCAGCGCTATCTGCAGCCTTTGCTGGAGAAGATCGAATGTGGCGAAATCGATCCCTCGTTCGTCATCACCCATAGGATCGCCTTGGAGGATGCGCCGGATGCCTATGAGAAATTCCGGACGAAGTCCGATGGCTGCATCAAGGTGGTCATCAAGCCCGGACTGCCGCCGGAAAGGAATCTGATGGCAGAGCATGCCGTTCAGGAAGAACCGCAACTGGTGGCCGCGCCCGGCGGAGCCTGA
- a CDS encoding SDR family oxidoreductase — protein MDPQNQITLITGCTSGIGMHLAHQFAKHGHPLILVAPVEQELQQLRTELTAIYGISVEIIAKDLEIPTAAREIYDDLHQRGIHVDILVNNAGHGYHGAWWQQSIDKDLSMVCLNIEAVLRLSKLFVPRMVARGRGILFTTASVAGFEPGPTMAVYHATKAFVLSWSEALSVELENTGVQVTALCPGATDTDFFPKAGMEEARIFQEGNLMAPQDVAEAGYKGMADGDLIIIPGVINKAMVQGRRILTEKAQANLNAKMYEELPAADHKRNRGDIENKDVQQKR, from the coding sequence ATGGATCCCCAGAACCAAATCACCCTGATCACCGGCTGCACCAGTGGCATTGGCATGCACCTCGCGCACCAGTTCGCGAAGCACGGCCATCCGCTGATCCTGGTCGCACCCGTGGAGCAGGAACTGCAGCAGCTTAGGACCGAGTTGACCGCCATCTATGGCATCTCGGTCGAGATCATAGCCAAGGATCTTGAGATCCCGACAGCTGCCCGTGAGATCTACGATGATCTCCACCAGCGGGGCATCCACGTGGACATCCTGGTGAACAATGCGGGTCATGGCTACCACGGGGCCTGGTGGCAGCAGTCGATTGATAAGGATCTGTCGATGGTTTGCCTGAACATCGAGGCGGTTCTGCGTCTGTCGAAACTCTTCGTGCCAAGGATGGTGGCTCGGGGTCGTGGAATTCTCTTCACCACGGCCTCGGTCGCCGGGTTCGAACCCGGTCCGACCATGGCGGTTTATCATGCTACGAAGGCATTCGTGCTGTCGTGGAGCGAAGCGCTTTCCGTGGAACTGGAGAACACCGGTGTCCAGGTGACGGCGCTTTGCCCCGGAGCTACGGACACGGATTTCTTCCCGAAGGCTGGCATGGAAGAAGCAAGGATCTTCCAGGAAGGAAATCTCATGGCTCCGCAGGATGTCGCGGAGGCCGGTTACAAAGGGATGGCGGATGGGGATCTCATCATCATTCCCGGGGTGATCAACAAGGCCATGGTCCAGGGCCGCCGCATCCTGACTGAAAAGGCACAGGCCAACCTGAATGCGAAAATGTATGAGGAACTCCCGGCAGCCGACCACAAGCGCAACCGCGGGGACATCGAGAACAAGGACGTTCAGCAAAAGCGGTGA
- a CDS encoding FAD/NAD(P)-binding protein, which produces MSGRSSSGVIGSGPSALYFLKNLLDRLHQLQSPPRRISIFEKSHIMGTGMPYSPETTNIHSRSNISSEELPELPQSFADWLRSQLPSTLEELGVEPPVYEEAVYPRLALGRYFQVQYRVLVERLREAGVEIHEFPGCRISDIRAEAGGGITLVTGEGAEHRFDRVVVATGHHWPNKDKPAAGYYSSPWPIHKLVPEKGGLLNFAVGTLGASLSAFDVVNTLAHLHGSFSRNDDGVLTYAAAPGTEDFRIIMHSAEGLLPHLQFAQEEAMREIHRHVSLEGLLALVDAQGFLRLERYFDKVCRPALLRAFQKDGMPDMVDLLSAPDFRLRDFVEKMTDEHDYADPFAGMRHEMEEARISVENDQPVHWKEYMDDLMYTLNFHAELLPAEDHIRLSGEVMPFLMNVVAAMPLESGEVLLALHDAGKLEMMEGRVEVAEEQPHADSTRIVVSGGRKDAIIDYRMFIDCGGQKPLELSDYPFPSLVRAGDAREARSSFADPAEAEEVPGKKQEKLCTGEDGRPAYRIGGLDIDPFYRLVRADGRPDPRLHDISFPLTTGLRPYSYGLQACNETARILIEGWMRHG; this is translated from the coding sequence ATGAGCGGAAGATCATCGTCAGGCGTCATCGGAAGCGGCCCGTCGGCCCTCTACTTTCTCAAGAATCTGCTGGATCGCCTCCACCAGCTCCAGAGCCCTCCACGGCGGATCTCCATCTTTGAGAAAAGCCACATCATGGGCACAGGAATGCCCTACAGTCCGGAAACGACCAACATCCACAGCCGTTCCAACATTTCGTCGGAGGAACTTCCCGAGCTTCCTCAGTCCTTCGCGGATTGGTTGCGATCCCAACTACCCTCCACGCTGGAGGAACTGGGTGTCGAACCTCCGGTCTATGAGGAGGCGGTTTATCCACGGCTGGCCTTGGGACGTTACTTCCAAGTCCAGTATCGGGTGCTGGTGGAACGGTTGCGGGAGGCGGGTGTGGAGATCCATGAGTTCCCCGGTTGCAGGATCTCGGACATCCGTGCCGAGGCGGGCGGCGGAATCACCCTTGTGACGGGAGAAGGTGCCGAACACCGCTTTGACCGTGTTGTGGTCGCCACCGGGCACCACTGGCCGAACAAGGACAAACCCGCCGCAGGCTACTACAGCTCCCCATGGCCCATCCACAAGCTGGTGCCGGAAAAGGGCGGGTTGCTCAACTTCGCCGTCGGCACGCTGGGAGCCTCCCTCAGTGCCTTCGACGTGGTGAACACCCTCGCCCATCTCCACGGCAGCTTCTCGCGGAATGACGATGGAGTTCTGACCTACGCCGCCGCTCCGGGGACGGAGGACTTCAGGATCATCATGCACTCCGCGGAAGGCCTCCTCCCGCACCTGCAGTTCGCCCAAGAGGAAGCGATGCGGGAAATCCACCGGCACGTCAGTCTGGAAGGACTGCTGGCTTTGGTGGACGCGCAGGGTTTCCTGCGCCTGGAGCGATACTTCGACAAGGTTTGCCGCCCCGCATTGCTGCGCGCTTTCCAAAAGGACGGCATGCCGGATATGGTGGATCTGCTTTCGGCTCCGGATTTCCGGCTCCGGGATTTCGTGGAGAAGATGACGGATGAGCACGATTACGCGGATCCGTTCGCGGGCATGCGGCATGAAATGGAAGAAGCGAGAATCTCAGTGGAGAATGACCAGCCCGTCCACTGGAAGGAATACATGGACGACCTGATGTACACCCTGAACTTCCATGCGGAGCTCCTGCCGGCGGAGGATCACATCAGGCTTTCCGGTGAGGTCATGCCATTCCTGATGAACGTCGTCGCAGCGATGCCCTTGGAATCAGGCGAGGTCCTGCTGGCGCTCCACGATGCCGGAAAACTGGAGATGATGGAGGGGCGTGTGGAGGTGGCGGAGGAGCAGCCGCATGCGGACAGCACGCGGATTGTCGTTTCAGGAGGGAGAAAGGACGCCATCATCGACTACCGGATGTTCATCGACTGCGGCGGCCAGAAGCCACTGGAACTCTCCGACTATCCGTTCCCATCCCTCGTCCGGGCCGGAGATGCCCGCGAAGCCCGCTCATCGTTCGCCGATCCGGCGGAAGCGGAAGAGGTGCCCGGAAAGAAGCAGGAGAAGCTATGCACCGGAGAGGACGGCAGGCCCGCCTATCGGATCGGCGGACTGGACATCGATCCTTTCTACCGTCTTGTCCGCGCGGACGGCAGGCCGGATCCCAGGCTGCATGACATCTCCTTTCCGCTGACCACCGGTCTGCGTCCTTATTCCTATGGCCTCCAGGCGTGCAATGAAACAGCCCGCATCCTCATCGAGGGGTGGATGAGGCATGGGTGA